One genomic window of Devosia salina includes the following:
- a CDS encoding 2-hydroxyacid dehydrogenase: MTSHKPKILVTRRLPASIEARMATLFETDVNEADVALTGDDILEGLAGKDVLVSTITDRIDAALIARLPPSVRLIAQFGNGVDNIDLEAAWAAGLTVTNTPSVLTEDTADMATALMLALPRRLVEGTQMLLRDRAWAGWSPTSMLGHRLRGKALGIVGMGRIGMAVASRARAFGLNIHYYSRNRRPPGVETPLEAQYWHDLDAMLAAVDIVSLHTPLTRDTHHILSAERLDAMKPGAFVINVSRPELLDETALIERLESGHLGGAALDVFENRNGINPRLLALAEANRVVLTAHMASATMEARVEMGEAVIVNIRAFMDGHQPPHRLLPESPLPRSARG, encoded by the coding sequence ATGACATCGCATAAACCCAAGATCCTGGTGACCAGGCGCCTGCCGGCGAGCATCGAGGCGCGCATGGCGACGCTGTTCGAGACCGATGTCAATGAAGCCGATGTGGCGCTGACCGGAGACGACATCCTGGAGGGACTGGCCGGCAAGGACGTGCTGGTTTCCACCATTACCGACCGTATCGACGCCGCGCTGATCGCCCGGCTGCCACCCAGCGTGCGCCTGATCGCCCAGTTCGGCAATGGCGTGGACAATATCGACCTTGAAGCGGCGTGGGCCGCGGGACTGACCGTGACCAACACGCCCTCGGTGCTGACCGAGGACACGGCCGACATGGCCACGGCGCTGATGCTGGCCTTGCCGCGGCGGCTGGTGGAGGGCACGCAGATGCTGCTGCGCGACCGGGCCTGGGCCGGCTGGTCGCCGACCTCGATGCTCGGACACCGGCTGCGCGGCAAGGCACTGGGCATTGTCGGCATGGGCCGCATCGGCATGGCGGTGGCGAGCCGGGCCCGCGCCTTCGGCCTCAACATCCACTATTACTCGCGCAACAGGCGGCCGCCGGGCGTGGAAACGCCGCTTGAGGCGCAGTATTGGCATGACCTTGATGCGATGCTGGCAGCGGTCGACATCGTCTCGCTGCATACCCCGCTCACGCGCGACACCCACCATATCCTGTCGGCAGAGCGGCTTGATGCCATGAAGCCGGGGGCCTTTGTGATCAATGTCAGCCGCCCCGAGCTGCTGGATGAAACGGCGCTGATCGAACGGCTCGAGAGCGGGCATCTGGGCGGCGCGGCACTCGACGTGTTCGAGAACCGCAATGGCATCAATCCCCGCCTCCTGGCCCTGGCAGAAGCCAATCGCGTGGTGTTGACCGCGCATATGGCCTCGGCGACCATGGAGGCCCGCGTCGAAATGGGCGAGGCGGTGATCGTCAATATCCGCGCCTTCATGGATGGGCACCAGCCGCCGCATCGCCTGCTGCCGGAAAGCCCGCTGCCGCGCAGCGCGCGGGGCTAG
- a CDS encoding SH3 domain-containing protein translates to MPALPGRVRAFLFALLALCAGLAVLPPAQAQDNPSGLPLPRFVTTRSHPINVRVGPGTRYEIAWNYTVSGVPVEIVQEFDTWRKIRDMDGEEGWVHQSLLSGSRAGIATPLLANGEVIMHAGKSEDSPARARLAAGLRVTISECDGTWCNVSASQTGTHQSWVGWVRQAELWGVYPNEEFD, encoded by the coding sequence TTGCCAGCCCTCCCGGGCCGCGTTCGCGCCTTCCTGTTTGCCTTACTGGCTCTCTGCGCCGGTCTGGCCGTCTTGCCCCCGGCCCAGGCTCAGGACAATCCAAGCGGCCTGCCCCTGCCGCGCTTCGTCACGACCCGTTCCCATCCCATCAATGTGCGGGTCGGTCCCGGCACCCGCTACGAGATCGCCTGGAACTACACCGTCTCCGGCGTGCCGGTCGAAATCGTCCAGGAGTTCGACACCTGGCGCAAGATTCGCGACATGGATGGCGAAGAGGGCTGGGTGCATCAAAGCCTGCTCTCGGGCAGCCGCGCCGGCATTGCCACGCCGCTCCTGGCCAATGGCGAGGTGATCATGCATGCCGGCAAGTCAGAGGATTCGCCAGCCCGGGCCCGCCTCGCCGCCGGCCTGCGCGTAACCATCAGCGAATGCGACGGCACCTGGTGCAATGTCTCGGCCAGCCAGACCGGCACGCATCAGAGCTGGGTCGGCTGGGTGCGCCAGGCCGAACTCTGGGGCGTCTATCCCAACGAGGAATTCGACTGA